CTGCAGGTGGATGGGGGCGATGGTGCTGAAGGGGTCATCCATCAATCGGCAGCAATAACCGTCGACCAGCTGCGTCAGACCGTGCCGCAGCTGATTACCCGGCAGCGCTCAGTCAGCTGGGATCAGGCCGCTGCGCGGGTCGCTGCAACGGAACAGGAGCAGATCAGGGCGGTTGTGCTCTCTTCGCGTCAGATTGCGGCCGACGATGCTGAGGCGACAGCATTGCTGCTGGAACAGCTGCGTTGTCAGGGCGTCGCCCTGTTGGGGTGGTCCGAGACTGCCCGGCAGCTGCAGTCCCGGGTAATACTGGCAGGACGTCTGCTGCCAGAGGAGGGCTGGCCTGACCTGTCCGATACCTGGTTGTCCGAACACCCGGAACAGTGGCTGGCAAACCGCCTATCCGGTCTGCGCTCACAACAGGATCTGGGGCAGCTGGCAATACTTCCTCTCCTGCAGGAGCTTGTCGGATGGAAGTTGATGCAATTATTGGATTCAGTCGTACCTGCCGGGCTGACTGTGCCCAGTGGCCGTCGTATCGGTCTGGACTATACGGATCAGGAAGGACCGGTCTTGTCGGTCAAACTGCAGGAGCTGTTCGGTCTGGCCGAATCACCCCTGATCTGCCATGGCAGAAGAGCGGTGCTGGTGCATCTGCTTTCACCAGCAGGAAGGCCGGTGGCAGTCACCAGAGATCTGAAAGGGTTCTGGGAACGAGGGTATCTGGAGGTGCGCAAGGAGCTGCGGGGCAGGTATCCCAAGCATCCCTGGCCAGATGATCCCTGGAATGCGGTGGCGACCCATAAGACCAAGAAGGCGCTGGATAAAAGATAAGGAGATCTCCATGCTGTTTGAGATGCATTGCCATACTGCGGAAAAATCAAGCTGCAGTTCTGTCCCGGCAGTTGAGCTGATCCGCAGGGTACAGGCCCGCGGACTGCAGGGGATTGTGCTGACCGATCATCACGCCATCTGGGAGGCTGAAGAGCTGGCAGCGATCCGGCAGCAGGCCGGGGTGCCGGAGCACTTCCTGATCCTCTCCGCACAGGAGGTGACCACTGCTGCCCATGGCGATCTGTTGGTCTACGGCGCCGCAACAGCCATTCCCAAAGGCACGCCGTTGTCTGAGATCAGGCAGTCCTGGCCCGATGCCGCCCTGGTATTGGCCCATGCCTACCGTAAGGGGCGCCGTCCCACTGATCAGCAGCTGACCGATCCGCTGCTGAATGGTGTGGAAATCTTCAGCTCAAACCATGGTGTGGCTGAAAACAGCCGCGGTCTGGCAGACTGGCATCGCCTGCGTTTTACCGCCATCAGCGGCACTGACACCCATGGTGTGCAGTACGCCGGTTCCTATCCCACCATTTTTGACCATCCGGTTCAGTCGATGCAGGAATTGGTTGGCGAGCTGCGAGCCGGCCGCTGCCGCCCGTTTTTTAAAGAAATTCCCCGTTCCGGCGCCAATGCCGTGGTGACTGAGGTGACCTTCGGCACCAAGGAAGGTGACGAAAACCGGGAACGGATTATTATCCGTACCCTGAGTGATGCAAAGAAATGGAAAGGCACCGAACGGGCCGAGACCATCATGGCAGCAGTGGCAGAAGCGGGCTTCAGTGCAGGTCGATACCGGGTTCCGAAACCGATCGAGATCGATCAGGAACGGATGACCATCATTGAGCAGGGGATCAGGGGACGTTCACTGCATGATAAACTGCTGGCAGCCGGTCATACCGATGCCTGCTGGTACCTTGAGCTGACCGGCCGTTGGCTGGCCCGTCTGCATAAGGCGCGGCTGGCTGTAACAGCAGCAGATGAGTTTGAACAGCGCGAAGAAGCCAGAATAAGAAATTACCTGTCGCGCTTTGAAGCAATCAACCATCGCCATAGCGACCGAGCCCGGCAGATTGCTGAAGCGATCATTGCTGCGGAACATGATCTGTCGTGCGGGCACGACTGTCTGGTACAGGGACATGGTGATTTTCATCCCAAGAATGTGATGGTCGGCCAGGACAGTCAGGAAAACCGTGACACACTCTTTGTGGCGGCCATTGACTTCGGCAGCTCACTACAACTGCCGCCTGCCTTTGATGTGGGTACCTTTCTGGCCCAGTACCG
Above is a window of Trichlorobacter lovleyi SZ DNA encoding:
- a CDS encoding phosphotransferase, whose amino-acid sequence is MLFEMHCHTAEKSSCSSVPAVELIRRVQARGLQGIVLTDHHAIWEAEELAAIRQQAGVPEHFLILSAQEVTTAAHGDLLVYGAATAIPKGTPLSEIRQSWPDAALVLAHAYRKGRRPTDQQLTDPLLNGVEIFSSNHGVAENSRGLADWHRLRFTAISGTDTHGVQYAGSYPTIFDHPVQSMQELVGELRAGRCRPFFKEIPRSGANAVVTEVTFGTKEGDENRERIIIRTLSDAKKWKGTERAETIMAAVAEAGFSAGRYRVPKPIEIDQERMTIIEQGIRGRSLHDKLLAAGHTDACWYLELTGRWLARLHKARLAVTAADEFEQREEARIRNYLSRFEAINHRHSDRARQIAEAIIAAEHDLSCGHDCLVQGHGDFHPKNVMVGQDSQENRDTLFVAAIDFGSSLQLPPAFDVGTFLAQYRNQLFSHQELLERLPESIFLDAYLDEGPPVGDDFLWQVELFRARTNLSIAAFLIRVGMGESEDLWRVLVEAEQGMSQI